CAAGAGATTCGTCCTTATGATCATTGAGGAAATGCCTGACCATTTTCTATCCAAGATCAATCATAACTCCTACGCATCTTATCGAAGTTCTCATGTAAGATAAGGGTAAAATTCAAATCAAGACTACAATGACTAGGAATGGAGCCAGTTGGATGAACATTTCCTTTGTACCGGTTACGACAAACGCTGTTGCCGCTTACGACCGCTATGAGATCGTTATCCATGTCGATCAACCGGAATTTCGCAATCCATTTACAGAAGCGCAGGTAATGGGACAATTTGGACGTGATGAGGACTTATTTACCTTTAAACATGGACAGCCGGATGGCCAGCTGGGAACGGCGGAAAATCGCGACAGCTTGATTCCGATAGACGGATTTTGCGATGCGGAAGACGGAAGCCTGTTTCGGATTCGTTTCTTGCCGCGTTCAGCGGGCCGGTACTTGTATACGGTTTCTTTGCAATATCAAGGTAAGATATGGTCCCACGAAGGGCATTTCGATGCCATTGCGAGCGATAATCGCGGATTGATCCGGGTAGATGAAGAGCATCCGTTTCATTTCCTATGGGAGGGAACGGGCGAGCATTTCTTCTATAACGGGATGACGGCTTACCATTTGCCCGGCATCCGCAAGGAAGAAGAGATTAAGCGTACGCTGGACCGCTTCCATGACCATAAAGTCAACCGGGTTCGGATCGGACTAAGCTCCAGCCGGGTGCGAAATGCGATGGCCTGGTTCGAACCGGTATACGAGTCGGAGGATTTCACATTCTGCTATGGCCCTTGGAAGGCTGAACGTCCGGACGATGCGGAGAATCCGGGATGGGACGTAACCCGATTCGACCTAGCTTATTGGCATAAGCTGGAGCGAATATTGGAATACGCCAGCCAGAAAGATATCGTAATATCTCTCATCATGTATGTAGATGCATACCGCCAAGGAGCGGATCCCTATGGCAAGCTTCTAATGGGTGGGCAAGACGAGCAGAGGTATTTTCGATATGCGGCGTCCCGGCTTGCAGCATACCCGAATATAACCTGGGATTTAACGAATGAATACCGGTTGATTCGTCCTCATGCGTGGGTGGAACGGATGGGACATTATCTCAAATCCTGCGATCCGTATCATCATCTAATGACCTGCCATGGGCACGGAACTTTTGAATTCCGGACGTCGGGCTGGGCGGATTTCGCCGTCTACCAAAGCTGGGATGAGGGTGGCGGCTATTCGTATATGCGGCAGAACAGGGACGTTCAGCTTGGCACGGGCAGAATCATGCCTCAGGTAAATGAAGAATTCGGCTACGAGGATCATTACCCAACGGCGTGGGGCGAAGGCAAAGTATATCCGATGAGAAGCCGCGATACGCTGAGGCGCAGAGCGTGGGAAATCTATATGGCGGGATGTTATCAGACAAGCGGAGAATACGCGGGACATGGCCTCGGCGGATGGGTTAACGGGCGCGGCGATGATTCGATGAGGCTGCTTGAAGGTTTTGCCCATATTGCGACGTTCTTCGAAGGTTGTAAATGGTGGACGGCAAATCCGAACGATGCTCTGCTCTCGCAGAAGGATGCGCTATGTTTGGCGGATGAGGGTGAACTATACATCGTTTATACCCCGGTTTCCCAGAACATCGAGCTTCAGCTTCAAGCCGGAAGCTACGAGATGAATTGGTACAATCCGCGGACAGGCATATTCTTCGAGCCGCAAATGGTACAGTCTGCGGGACAAGCTGTTTTGTTCCGGTGTCCCAATGAATCCAATGCCTTAAATGATGATTACGTGCTCCGTTTAAAACGAAGCGAAGCCTAATAACGTTTATAGCCGGCAGGCCGTGGAGTACCTTGAAGGTGGAACTCGTCACGGCCTTTTTTTTGCGGCATAATCACCCGATCTTCCTACCTGCTGCAATCTATTGTCCCACTCTACTTTCGGAAGCCGCCTCTATAATGAGGAGGATATACGAGCAGAAAGAAGGGACAGGCATGAGTAAGATGTACGTAAACGTCATTCACCGCGCAGACCGGGGGGCGTCTATGCTGGAAGGAATCAAGTTTCAACAGGATGAAGCTCATCGCGCCGGCATTCGGACAACAATTCTGTTGTCATACGAGGGCCTATGCGATCCGGATATGGTGGCTTACGTAAAGACGCAAATGGCGTTAGGCGACGAAATCGGCATTCATTTTCACAACATGATGTGCGAGGAAATGCTTCCTTACGCGGAGAGCGACGAGCAGGCCTTGTATTTGCACTCCTATTCGTCGAAAAAGAAAATTGTTGACCGGATCTTCGAAGTGTTCCAAGCGGAGTTTGGCTTTGTTCCAACCGCCATTGGCGGTTACATCATGGACACGGAAACCACGCTTTACATCAAAGAGAAATATCCGCAGGTGAAGACGTCCATAACGAACTGTTTCGAGGAAGGCGTCAAAATGTTTGAGGGCAATAACGGCTCGTGGTATTTGTTCAGCGACGGGGGCCCTTGGGGTGCCTTCTATCCTTCGAAATATCACTATCTGGCTCCCGGTCGGGACAATGAAAGCTCCATCGATCTCGTTGCCCTGCCGCATCTGAATCGAGACATGGTGCTTGCGCTGACAAGCCGTGACGATTATTTCTCCTCCCATCCCGCCAACGTGATGCGAGCGAAAGCGAATGATGGTCCTAACAGTCCGTATATGCACCGATTCGTCGATCAATGGATTGAACAGAAGAATTATAACGGCTTTTCTTATTACAACGTTTTTGTCAGCACGCCTTGGGTAGTGCCGGGTAATATCTTCGTTGATAACTTCGAGCATGCGCGTGCATTGTATATCGATTCCTTGCAATACCTGAAGACGAAGGCGGAGCAAGGCGAAGTGGAGTTCGTGACGATGAGCGAATTCGCCGACTTCTACAAAACGGAGATTGGTGCCGGAGTGGCGGAAGTGAACTTGTGGAAGGATATCCTGGCCGGCACGAAACGCCAGACCTTCTGGTATGCGGATTCTTATTTCCGGGCTGCAATCGATCTGAATATCGGCGGCGTGATTTGCGATTTCCGTCCGTACGTCGGCGAGTTGTCGGGCGATACCGGGCCGGATACGGATATTCTGTGGAATGGCAATTATCCGTATGTCATTGCAAGAGAGCATCGCGGCCATTCAGGGCATCGCTGCGTGATCAAGTACGGCGATGCATCGGCCAGCATTGAAGGAAAACGCGCCAAAGGAAGGATTGAACGTACCCCTGGCGGCAAGCATCAGCTTGTTGTCGAGCCGATCCGCATTCAAGTCGGAGATCTGGAGGTTACGCTGGAATCCGCATTTACCTTCACGGGCGATGGCCGGATTCTAATCGAGCGCCGAGTCCTTGAGCTGTCCGATCCGGCTGCGGAAATTACCTTGACGGAAGTGCTTGACGGCTGTTATGGCACAACCGTATATCCGGAGGACATGCGCGGCATTGAGTTGACAGCATCTTCGGAACAACAGGAGAAGCAGACGATTCCGTTCACTTACCGTTCGAAGGAAGCGCGCGTTGCGGCTCCAACGGAAGTGAAAGCGGCTATCCCGCAAATCCGTACGCAGTTGTCCCTGACTCCCGAAGGGGAGGCTGACTGGGGCAGTGTGAAGGAAGGCGTCTTGTTCAAGCCTTACTACAAGCTCACGCTTGAGAAAAAAGTTCAGCTCGGAGGTGTCTTGTCATCATGGCTCAACGTGGAAAAACAATGAAATTGCTGCTATGCCCTTCCTGCTTCGCCCGGGAGATCGATTATTTGCTCGCCTATGACGGAGAAGAAGACGAATACTACTGCCAGCGCTGCTGTTATGCGGGTAAGGAAGAGAACGTGCTAGCGTTCTACAAAGTATTCCGGAATGAAAAATATAAACTTTATAACGTCACGTACTAGGAGAGGATCCTTTGTGAATTATAAAAATCTCTATCTGCATAATGTCGCACAGCTTAAACCGGTGCAAGGCGGCGATGCGGTGCAGCTGTGCCGTATTCCGGATGGGCTGCGACTGCAGCTGCACGAAATCGCGCATGATTCTGCGCTCAAAACAGGATCAGTCGAAATCCGTTTTCATATGAAATCGGATCGCGTAAAGCTGAAGTTCGCCGTGCTGAACGCGGATCAACTGACAGGAGGACACACCGTTGCCGAGGTGTATCACGGAACCTTCCAAGAGAATGCTCCCCGGATTCTAGGTGCGCATGTGACGGAGATCGAGGTTGAACGGCCGAAGGAAATGGAGCTTATGCAGATGATCGCTGGCAAGGAGCAGCTCCGTTTTCCGCCGGATCTTGTACGCGTCATACTTCCCTATGAGAGCCATATCGCTCTAGTTGGCGTGGAGGGGGAGACGGAGCTGCCAAGAGAAGGCAGCATGCCGGAGAGAAAAATGCTGCTGTACGGTTCGTCCATCTCCAGCGGCGCGTCTGCCGTTCGTCCAACCGGAGCTTACAGCATGCGTACGGCCGAGAAGCTTGGCGTGGATCTTTGGAGCTTGTCCATGGCCGGAGCGGCTATGGTTGACGCGCAGTTGGCGGATTATATCGCTCAGCTGCCCGGTTGGGAATTTGCTTTTATCGAGCTTGGCGTCAACATGATCTGGGATGTCAAGAACGGGGTCCCGGGTTCGCCGGAAGAGTTCCGGAAGCGCGTCGATTATTTTATTTCAACCATCGCGGATGCTCATCCGGATAAGTGGATATTCGTAACCGATCTGTTCACCTACATGGGCGACGTCAGAAACGGTGAACTCGGAGAGCAATTCCGCAGCATCGTGGCTGATAAAGTCAAGCAAATGAACAGACCGAAGCTGATTCATATCCCCGGCAAAGAGCTGCTTACCAAGACATCTCTGTTAACTTACGATATCATTCATCCCTCCGAAGAAGGGCTCCTCGAGATTTCGAATCATTTAACGGAGCAGATCAGCCGCTATTTGCCGGTGACGGTATGATACGGCTCTTGCTTCGGGGCGATGATTTCGGAGGCAGCCTGTCGGCGAATCAAGCGATTGCGGAAGCATGCGGGCAAGGCTTGCTGAAAAACGTAAGCGTGATGGCTCCGGGGCCTTACCTGGAGCAGGGCGCCTTGCTGCTCGCCGATTGCAAAGAGATTTGCTTCGGAATGCATATTACCTTGAACGCGGAATGGGACCGCGTGAAATGGAAGCCTGTGCTTCCTGCTAATCAGGTGCCGAGCCTTATAGATGAACAAGGGTACTTCCTGTCTCATCCATCCCTAATAGGGAAGGTGAATTTAGAAGAAGCCATTGCGGAGACGCTCGCGCAATATGATCGACTCCGAGAGGTCGGATTCCGGATCTCGTATGTCGACGAGCATATGTTTTTTAGTTATTCCGTAAAGGGCTATGCAGAATGGCTGGACGCCTGGTGCAGACGTGAAGGACTCATGAACTTCCACCGTTACTTTCGGCCGCTCCCAAAAGTAGCCGAAGCTGCGGCAGGGAGCCCGGCAGAAACCGTTGATCTGGCGCAGATCTACTTATCCCATCATAGGCAAGATATTCAATCAGCCCCGGAAGGGCTCTATACGGTCATTTTTCATCCAGGCCTGGACAGTGAAGAGATGCGGCAATTCGGCAATGCCGAGATAAGCGGAGAGCAGATTTCCGCAGAGCGGGATGCCGAACGCAGAATGCTGCTGGAGCCCGATCTTGCCTCATTCTACAGCCAATACGGCGTGACCTCCGTTCGTTACGACGAGCTGGAAGAAAGGAAATAACCTATGAATACACATCATCATTACCCGAAGTCTTATCCCCGCGCCCAAGAGGTGACGGTTAAAGTAAACGGCCGAGAGGTGGATGTGCTTCGCACAAACGTTGCTTATTTCGCCCCGGCTTCCTATATCGGTTCAGCCGTAGTCGAGATCGAGGCAGCTTCGCCGATCCAATCCGTGGCTATAAGCCCTCTCAAGTTCAATATTCCTGTAGAAATCTCGGGCAATACCGCGCGTTTTACCTTGACGGATAACCGGTACCTTCATCTAAAGATTGAAGGTATCTCGCTGCCCTTGTTCTTCTACGGAAATGAGGAGCAGGTGTACGACGGCAAAGCGACGTTTTACTTCAAGAGCGGACAGGTCTATGAAGTTGGCGAGCTTGTCCTCCAGAGCAATGAATCCATCTATATTGAAGACGGTGCCGTAGTCAAAGGCAGCGTCCGCGCAAGCGGCGCTTCGAATATTAAAATCTACGGCAATGGCGTATTGGACGGTTCTTATTTCCGCGGGACGAGGGATTACCGGACGATCCTGCTGTATGACTGCTCCAATGTGGAGATTAAGGACATTATCATGGTCGAGCCGCCATGCTGGATGATTATGCTGGCCAACTGTCGCCACGTGCATATCGATCGCATCAAGCAGATCGGCGAAGTTGTCAGCTCCGACGGCATTGATATTGTGGGCTGCCAGCATGTATTAATCGAGAATTGCATTCTCCGCAATAATGATGACTGCGTTGTTATTAAAGCGTTTGACTGGTCGGAGAATCCGGACAGCCCTATGCTGTATGCGGCTAAAAACGTGCATGGCATTGAAGTTCGCTCCTGCGTTTTCGTCAACGGACCATCCGGCAACGCAATCGAAATTGGCCATGAATTAACGATTGATGAAGTAAGAGAGGTTAAATTCCACGATATCGATATCGTCTCCGTTAACGGTTACGGCGCAGCGCTCAGCATTCACGTAGGCGATCGCGCTACCGTGCGGGATATCGTCTTCGAGAATATCCGGATCGAGCATTATTACGATAAGCTGATCGACTTCCGGGTCATGCGCTCCATGTATAATACCGATAAAGAAAGAGGCCGCATCCAAGATATTCTGCTTAAGGATATTGAAGTGATATCGTCGCTGTACAATCCCGGCTATTCCATTTCCGTGATTGGCGGATACGACGACAAGCATCTTGTTGAGCGCGTAACCTTCGACAACTTCAAGCTAGGCGGCCGCAAAATCATGAATGGCAACGAGCTTGACCTTTTCGTGAAAGAAGCAAAAGACATCCGGTTTAAATAACAGCCGATTATCTACCTTTTTCGAACGATTTTCCTACTATCTCACGGAAGCGTCTTTTTATACTTTAAATTAGGGGAGGCATCTCGCATATGCGGGTAGATGTATCCAAAATACCTTTTAGTTATCCCGGCTCTTATTTCGCGATTAATCGAATGGGGACCTATGAAGATGAGCCGGAAGGCCTTTATATAAGATCGCTTCATAAAGACGTTTATCGGCAGCGGGTGGCAAGACTTTCGCTGCTTCATGAAGGGAAGCCCGTTCCGTTCGCGGAAGAAGCATCCGCCGCAAGCATCACGCTTCGGTCGGAATTTGGCAACGCGGTTATTTGCTTCGAGGACCCGACTACCTTCCAGGTTCGAGCCGAGCAGGCAGCCGTCCGGTTTGAATTTATTAAAGCCTCCCATGTCGTTCCTTACGGGGAGAAGCAATGCGAAGTGAATTCGGACGGTTCGCGCGAGCATATCCGGCTGACCTCCGCTTCGGGAGATTTGATCGTCAATACGACCTGGAACGGCGATAATGCGGACTTCATCAATATTGATTTTACACCAGCTGCAGATTCCGCAACGGCCGAAGGCGTTCTGGAGCTGTACCGGGACAGTATTACGTGGAAGGAACGGACGTATTCCTCCTTCTCGGACAGCCTGCTGGCTGCAGCAGACAAGTTCGGGGCCTATGAACAAGCATCACTTCAGCTCCCCGAGCGTTATTCGGAAGCGAGGCAGCTGGCCGTCTATTTGAACTGGATGGTACAGGTTCGCCCTTACGAGAATATTACGCGGCCAACGATGTATGCATCCAAAAGCGGCATGTGCGGCATCTGGAGCTGGGACCATTGCTTCCACGCGATGGCGGTTGCGGAGCAGGATCCTGAGCTGGCTTGGCATCAGTGGATGCTTGTTTTTGATCACCAGGATCAGTTTGGAGCCTTGCCGGATACAATCACGGATAACTATCTCGTAAGAGGTTACGTGAAGCCGCCAATCCATGGATTTGCGCTGCGATGGATGATGGAGCAAACGGGATGGTTGACGAATGACCATCTGCTTGAGGCTTATCCTTCGCTGGCGAAATGGACACTGTGGTGGTTCAATCACAGAGACAGCGATAAGGACGGCATGGCGGAATATCATAACGGAAATGACTGCGGATGGGATAACAGCACCATCTTCGCGGATGGCATGCCGCTTGAAAGTCCCGATCTCGCAACTTATTTGATTCTTCAGATGGACACGCTTGAGATCATCGCGAGAAAGCTTGGCATGCTAGCCGAAGCGAACAGCTGGAAAGCCAGGTCGCAGCAGCTGCTGGACAATATGCTCGAGCATTTTGTTCATGAAGGCAGGCTTAAGGCTAGACGAGCTGGCAATCATGCGTTTGTCGAGAGCAAATCGTTGATTCTGTATCTCCCTTTATTGCTCGGCGAGAAATTGCCGAAGGAGCTCCGGGACCGTATGATAGAAGAGCTAAAAGTCGAAGGAGCTTTCCTTACCGAGTATGGACTCGCAAGCGAGCGTCTGGACAGCAGCTCGTTCGAAGAGGACGGATACTGGAGAGGACCGATCTGGGCGCCTCCCATGTTCCTATTGTCCCATGCTTTGCGAGAACTAGGCGAAGAGGCATTTTCCAAGGATCTTGCGGGAAGGTTCTGCAATCTGGTTGCGAAGAGCGGGATGGCCGAGAACTTCCATGCCAAGACCGGACGGGCTTTGCGAGATCCGGGAATTACTTGGACGTCGAGCATTTTCTTGATGCTTGGCAGCAAATATGTATAACTTATAGAGGTAACGCGAATATAGGATGTCTCCCGCCAGCGGGGGCGTCCTTTTCCTATACAGAGCAGCGGGGGATCAGGATGGTAAAAGGATTAGCGAGAATTGTACGGACCAATACATTGATGTTTAAATTAGGCAGCGTCATGACGCTTAATCTTCTTATCCCGATTCTTCTGATCGGCAGCATTTCCTACTACTCGATTTATTCCATTCTTCAGAATAACATCGAGAAAGGCGTGCAGAGCCGAATGAAGGAGATCGAGCATTCGATGCAATCTTCCCTTGATAATCTCGGCTACGCATCCAGACAGCTAACCTTGGACGGGGATATCGGGAAGCGTCTGGAGCAATATATGAATCCGACTATCCCGAACAACCTGAAATCGGAAATCCAGAGCGATATTGAGTCGCGGCTTACGTTAATCAGCTATGCGAACCAAGGCCTTGGCCCGATGTATTATTTTATCCCGGAGCAGCAGATGAATCTGTTCCAGACGATGCTGCTAAAGA
This region of Paenibacillus sp. JDR-2 genomic DNA includes:
- a CDS encoding DUF4038 domain-containing protein; translation: MNISFVPVTTNAVAAYDRYEIVIHVDQPEFRNPFTEAQVMGQFGRDEDLFTFKHGQPDGQLGTAENRDSLIPIDGFCDAEDGSLFRIRFLPRSAGRYLYTVSLQYQGKIWSHEGHFDAIASDNRGLIRVDEEHPFHFLWEGTGEHFFYNGMTAYHLPGIRKEEEIKRTLDRFHDHKVNRVRIGLSSSRVRNAMAWFEPVYESEDFTFCYGPWKAERPDDAENPGWDVTRFDLAYWHKLERILEYASQKDIVISLIMYVDAYRQGADPYGKLLMGGQDEQRYFRYAASRLAAYPNITWDLTNEYRLIRPHAWVERMGHYLKSCDPYHHLMTCHGHGTFEFRTSGWADFAVYQSWDEGGGYSYMRQNRDVQLGTGRIMPQVNEEFGYEDHYPTAWGEGKVYPMRSRDTLRRRAWEIYMAGCYQTSGEYAGHGLGGWVNGRGDDSMRLLEGFAHIATFFEGCKWWTANPNDALLSQKDALCLADEGELYIVYTPVSQNIELQLQAGSYEMNWYNPRTGIFFEPQMVQSAGQAVLFRCPNESNALNDDYVLRLKRSEA
- a CDS encoding SGNH/GDSL hydrolase family protein, translating into MNYKNLYLHNVAQLKPVQGGDAVQLCRIPDGLRLQLHEIAHDSALKTGSVEIRFHMKSDRVKLKFAVLNADQLTGGHTVAEVYHGTFQENAPRILGAHVTEIEVERPKEMELMQMIAGKEQLRFPPDLVRVILPYESHIALVGVEGETELPREGSMPERKMLLYGSSISSGASAVRPTGAYSMRTAEKLGVDLWSLSMAGAAMVDAQLADYIAQLPGWEFAFIELGVNMIWDVKNGVPGSPEEFRKRVDYFISTIADAHPDKWIFVTDLFTYMGDVRNGELGEQFRSIVADKVKQMNRPKLIHIPGKELLTKTSLLTYDIIHPSEEGLLEISNHLTEQISRYLPVTV
- a CDS encoding polysaccharide deacetylase family protein, encoding MIRLLLRGDDFGGSLSANQAIAEACGQGLLKNVSVMAPGPYLEQGALLLADCKEICFGMHITLNAEWDRVKWKPVLPANQVPSLIDEQGYFLSHPSLIGKVNLEEAIAETLAQYDRLREVGFRISYVDEHMFFSYSVKGYAEWLDAWCRREGLMNFHRYFRPLPKVAEAAAGSPAETVDLAQIYLSHHRQDIQSAPEGLYTVIFHPGLDSEEMRQFGNAEISGEQISAERDAERRMLLEPDLASFYSQYGVTSVRYDELEERK
- a CDS encoding glycosyl hydrolase family 28 protein, which codes for MNTHHHYPKSYPRAQEVTVKVNGREVDVLRTNVAYFAPASYIGSAVVEIEAASPIQSVAISPLKFNIPVEISGNTARFTLTDNRYLHLKIEGISLPLFFYGNEEQVYDGKATFYFKSGQVYEVGELVLQSNESIYIEDGAVVKGSVRASGASNIKIYGNGVLDGSYFRGTRDYRTILLYDCSNVEIKDIIMVEPPCWMIMLANCRHVHIDRIKQIGEVVSSDGIDIVGCQHVLIENCILRNNDDCVVIKAFDWSENPDSPMLYAAKNVHGIEVRSCVFVNGPSGNAIEIGHELTIDEVREVKFHDIDIVSVNGYGAALSIHVGDRATVRDIVFENIRIEHYYDKLIDFRVMRSMYNTDKERGRIQDILLKDIEVISSLYNPGYSISVIGGYDDKHLVERVTFDNFKLGGRKIMNGNELDLFVKEAKDIRFK
- a CDS encoding amylo-alpha-1,6-glucosidase, with product MRVDVSKIPFSYPGSYFAINRMGTYEDEPEGLYIRSLHKDVYRQRVARLSLLHEGKPVPFAEEASAASITLRSEFGNAVICFEDPTTFQVRAEQAAVRFEFIKASHVVPYGEKQCEVNSDGSREHIRLTSASGDLIVNTTWNGDNADFINIDFTPAADSATAEGVLELYRDSITWKERTYSSFSDSLLAAADKFGAYEQASLQLPERYSEARQLAVYLNWMVQVRPYENITRPTMYASKSGMCGIWSWDHCFHAMAVAEQDPELAWHQWMLVFDHQDQFGALPDTITDNYLVRGYVKPPIHGFALRWMMEQTGWLTNDHLLEAYPSLAKWTLWWFNHRDSDKDGMAEYHNGNDCGWDNSTIFADGMPLESPDLATYLILQMDTLEIIARKLGMLAEANSWKARSQQLLDNMLEHFVHEGRLKARRAGNHAFVESKSLILYLPLLLGEKLPKELRDRMIEELKVEGAFLTEYGLASERLDSSSFEEDGYWRGPIWAPPMFLLSHALRELGEEAFSKDLAGRFCNLVAKSGMAENFHAKTGRALRDPGITWTSSIFLMLGSKYV